The region GCCAGCGTATCGAACAGCGCGAAGAACGCGGTGCCGATGATCAGCGCGGGCATCATCGGCATCACGCGGCGCCAGTGATCGTGCTGTTCCTGGTGGGGCCCGTCGGTGAGCGGCGCGCGGCGGATCGAGGCGAGCGACGGCAGCGCGAGCAGGAACAGCGCGCCGCACAGCGCGAAGCGGCCGGCCGTCCAGCCCGCGATCTGGCTGACCAGCACCGGGCCCGTCATCTGGAACAGCGTGAAGGTGGTCGCATAGATCGCGACCACGCGGCCGCGCGTCGCGTCGTTCGCGAGCTGGTTCACCCATGCCTCGCCGATCGTGAACAGCAGGATCAGCGCGGCGCCGCACAGCACGCGCAGCAGGCTCCACGCCACCAGGTTCGTGGTGAACTGCATCAGCACGGTGGCGGCCGACAGCAGCAGCACCGAGGCGACGATCATCTGGCGCGCGCCGAAGCGGCCGGTGATGCGCGACACGAACGGCACGATCAGGAGCCCGCCGCCCGCCTGCGCGGCGGTCAGGAGGCCGATCACGTCGGTGCCGTGGCCGGCCTGGTTCAGCGCGAGCGCGGTGAGCGGGAGGGTGGCGCCGGTGCCGAGGCCGACCACGGCGACGCTGAGGATCAACGCGAGGAAGTCGCGGGTGAGGACGGTTTTCATCGGGCGTGATGCTACACCGGCCGTTCGGGCCAAAACAAACAGGGAAGTATCGGCGTGGCCGATGGATGACGCGGGTCAGGCCCGGCGGAGCGGGGCGGCCCGCGGGCGCGCCCCGGGGCGATGCCCGGGCTTATGCCGCGCCGGTCGAGCCCGCCACCGGCCGCCGTTCGAGCGACGCGGACCACGCCGTGAGCGCGAGCGCCGCGACGGCGATCGCGGCGCCGAGCCACGGCAGCTGCCCGAGCGGCACGCCGGAACCGATCGCCATGCCGCCGAGCCAGGCGCCCGTCGCATTGCCGAGGTTGAACGCGCCCTGATTGAGCGTCGATGCGAGATTCGGGGCATGGCTCGCGCGGTCGACGATCAGGATCTGCAGCGGCGGCACGATCGCGAAGGCGAGCACGCCCCACACGAAGATCGTCGCGAGCGCGGCGTACGGCTCGCGCATCGTCGCCGAGAACAGCGCGAGCACGACGCCGATCAGCGCGAGCGTCGCGAGCAGCGACGGCATGCGCCGCCAGTCGGCCAGCTTGCCGCCCGCGGTGCCGCCGATGGTGAGGCCGACGCCGAACAGCAGCAGCACGAGCGTGACCTGGTGCGGCGTGAAGCCCGTCACGTCCTCGAGGATCGGCGTGATGTAGGTGAACACGGAGAACAGGCTCGCCGACGCGAGCACGCTGATGCCGAGCACCATCAGCACCTGCGGGTTCTTCAGCACGCTGAATTCGCGCGTGATGCTGGTGCCGGGCATCTCCAGCTGCTTCGGCAGGCAGACCGCGAGCGCCGCCGCGGCGAGCACGCCGATGCCGGTCACCGCCCAGAAGGTCGAGCGCCAGCCGAACGCCTGCCCCAGCGCGGTGCCGAGCGGCACGCCGAGCACGTTGGCGAGCGTGAGGCCCGTGAACATCAGCGCGATCGCCTGCGCGCGCCGGTTCGGCGCGACGAGGCTGCTCGCGACCACCGAGCCGATGCCGAAGAACGCGCCGTGGCAGAACGCGGTGACGACCCGCGCGGCCATCAGCACCGCGTAGCCGGGCGCGAGCGCGCACAGCAGGTTGCCGACGATGAACAGGCCGATCAGCCCCATCAGCGCGCGCTTGCGCGGCATCTTCGCGGTCGCGACCGCGAGAATCGGCGCGCCGATCGTCACGCCGAGCGCGTAGCCGGACACCAGCATCCCCGCGGCGGGGATCGACACGCCGAGATCGCGCGCGACATTGGGCAGCAGGCCCATCACGACAAATTCGGTGGTACCGATACCAAAGGCGGCAACGGCAAGGGCGAGGAGAGGCAGGGGCATCGCGGTGTGGGAGCAGGAGCGCCGCCGCCGTCACGGGCGGCGGGATGCGGCGCGCGGGCAGGACAGCCGCGATTCTAGCTCAGTAAAAACCCGGATGCAGGGCGCTGATAAGGGGTTGGATCAGTCGCCGGGCGGCGGGGTGGGCGCGCCGTCCCAGGCGTTTTCGAACAGGCAGGCTTCGAGCGGCAGGCGGGCGGCCCAGCGGGTCTCCTCGAGCATCGGTTTCGCGTAGAACGCGTCGACGTGGCCGAGGCACAACACGGCGATCGGCTTCGCGCCGGCGGGCATCGCGAGCAGCGCGCGCAGCGCGTCGACGTCGAACAGCGACACCCAGCCCATGCCGAGCCCCTCGGCGCGCGCGGCGAGCCACATGTTCTGGATCGCGCAGGCGGCCGACGCGAGATCCATTTCCGGCAGCGTGCGGCGGCCGAACACATGTGCTTCGCGCCGGTCGGCGAGGGCGACGACGAGCAGCTCGCCGCATTCGCGCACGCCTTCGACCTTGAGCCGCATGAATTCGTCGTGGCGCTCGCCGAGCGCATCGGCGGTGGCGCGGCGCTCGGCCTCGACGAGCGCGTGGATCCGCTCGCGCAGCGCGGGGGCGGTGACCCGGATGAAGCGCCACGGCTGCATGAAGCCGACGCTCGGCGCGTGGTGCGCCGCGCGCAGCAGGCGGGCCAGCACGGCGGGGTCGATCGGGGCCGGGGTGAAATGGCGCATGTCGCGCCGCTCGAAGATCGCGCGGTAGACGGCGGCGATCGCGGGTTCGTCGAAACGCATGGGGACGGCGGCTGGAAACGGGTGGCGGCAAGATCCGCCACGATAGCAGACCGGCGCGGGGGCGGGCCCGGACGCTCAGGCGTCGAGGTCCGGGCGCGGGCTCACGCGTGGCTGGGCAGCACGAGGTTGCGCGGCGCACCCTCGCTCCATGCGCGGATGTTGTCGAGCGTGGTCTGTGCGATCTCGGCCAGCGCCTCGCGCGTGAAGAACGCCTGGTGCGAGGTGACGATCACGTTGGGGAAGGTCAGGAGCCGCGCGAGCACGTCGTCCTGCAAGGGCTCGTCGGAGTGGTCCTCGAAGAACAGCCCGCCTTCTTCCTCATAGACGTCGAGTCCGAGATGGCCGAGCTGGCCGCTCTTGAGCGCGCCGATCAGCGCGTGCGCGTCGACGAGG is a window of Burkholderia sp. FERM BP-3421 DNA encoding:
- a CDS encoding MFS transporter, translating into MKTVLTRDFLALILSVAVVGLGTGATLPLTALALNQAGHGTDVIGLLTAAQAGGGLLIVPFVSRITGRFGARQMIVASVLLLSAATVLMQFTTNLVAWSLLRVLCGAALILLFTIGEAWVNQLANDATRGRVVAIYATTFTLFQMTGPVLVSQIAGWTAGRFALCGALFLLALPSLASIRRAPLTDGPHQEQHDHWRRVMPMMPALIIGTAFFALFDTLALSLLPIYAMDHGVAGAAAVLFASIMLFGDTAMQFPIGWLADRLGRERVHLGAGVVVLALMPFLPLVVATPWLCWPLLFVLGAAAGAIYTLSLVACGERFRGAALVTASSLVSASWSAASFGGPLLAGALMERWGSNSMVGVLVAGVLVFLAAALWERRALPQGDLRAGS
- the bluB gene encoding 5,6-dimethylbenzimidazole synthase, translating into MRFDEPAIAAVYRAIFERRDMRHFTPAPIDPAVLARLLRAAHHAPSVGFMQPWRFIRVTAPALRERIHALVEAERRATADALGERHDEFMRLKVEGVRECGELLVVALADRREAHVFGRRTLPEMDLASAACAIQNMWLAARAEGLGMGWVSLFDVDALRALLAMPAGAKPIAVLCLGHVDAFYAKPMLEETRWAARLPLEACLFENAWDGAPTPPPGD
- a CDS encoding MFS transporter encodes the protein MPLPLLALAVAAFGIGTTEFVVMGLLPNVARDLGVSIPAAGMLVSGYALGVTIGAPILAVATAKMPRKRALMGLIGLFIVGNLLCALAPGYAVLMAARVVTAFCHGAFFGIGSVVASSLVAPNRRAQAIALMFTGLTLANVLGVPLGTALGQAFGWRSTFWAVTGIGVLAAAALAVCLPKQLEMPGTSITREFSVLKNPQVLMVLGISVLASASLFSVFTYITPILEDVTGFTPHQVTLVLLLFGVGLTIGGTAGGKLADWRRMPSLLATLALIGVVLALFSATMREPYAALATIFVWGVLAFAIVPPLQILIVDRASHAPNLASTLNQGAFNLGNATGAWLGGMAIGSGVPLGQLPWLGAAIAVAALALTAWSASLERRPVAGSTGAA